In one window of Pseudomonas putida DNA:
- a CDS encoding TonB-dependent siderophore receptor has product MPATAVGMMLAAPMVAQAQQVAFNIPQQALGSALIAFGQQSQWQLLYSPDQISGLRSTAVKGSLEPDAALRQLLGGTGLGYSVNGTTVTISGRREGGAVELGATNVNAGVLGETTEGTGSYTTGSMSTATKLPTSLRHTPQSVTVLTRQRMNDQNMQTLEDVSLYTPGLTLRKTGGERPTFYSRGTSVDNIMIDGLPVAYDTDTLGTSMLSMFDRVEVVRGASGLMVGAGNPSGTLNLIRKRPTIEPQMSITTSAGSWNNFRTELDASSKLNDSGSVRGRAVVALQDKDSFVDDYSNKRQLMYGITEFDLTEDTTLTLGGYYNREDNPGADWSGLPTYANGNFLPISRSHRMSPSWTYWDKKNKSVFAEIEHRFDNDWKLRLNTTWLRGEMDMLGTSFYRLDQAADTLQLNVGRYTYEHTQKSVDGYVSGPFSLFGRTHELVLGGSYRHDRTDDGPGGGPLGTFDYPVDPLSFDFGSVPKPEIDFNWSRKGKVEQSSTYATVRFNIQDDLKLTLGSRLDWYEYEQQTQSGDFAFGGSSKATREFTPYAGVVYDLNDTYSVYASWTRIFKPQESRSATGSILDPVTGTNYETGIKGEYFGGALNVSLAYFQLNQENLAKALPQSSCPDLSDGCYEAAGEVETKGVELEVQGMLAEGWQASVGYTYAAAKYAKETGTQQKGDRFDSDTPYNLFKVNTVYQLPGDLNQWSIGGGFRTQSRAYTSFGVQQGGYSVTDLMTAYRINKHFTVQGNLNNVFDKRYYQNISNPAGANIFGDPRNFTVTMRWTL; this is encoded by the coding sequence TTGCCCGCCACCGCTGTCGGCATGATGCTGGCAGCGCCGATGGTTGCCCAGGCCCAGCAAGTGGCCTTCAACATTCCCCAGCAGGCGCTTGGTAGCGCGTTGATTGCCTTCGGGCAGCAGAGCCAGTGGCAACTGCTGTACTCTCCCGACCAGATCAGCGGCCTGCGCAGCACCGCGGTCAAGGGTTCGCTGGAGCCCGATGCCGCGTTGCGCCAATTGCTCGGCGGCACGGGCCTTGGCTACAGCGTCAACGGCACCACAGTGACCATCAGCGGCCGTAGGGAAGGCGGCGCGGTGGAACTGGGGGCGACCAACGTCAATGCCGGCGTGCTGGGCGAGACCACCGAAGGCACAGGCTCGTACACCACAGGCTCGATGAGCACGGCGACCAAGTTGCCGACGTCGCTGCGCCACACGCCGCAGTCGGTCACGGTGCTGACCCGCCAGCGCATGAACGACCAGAACATGCAGACCCTCGAAGACGTCTCGCTGTACACTCCTGGCCTCACCCTGCGCAAGACCGGCGGTGAACGTCCGACCTTCTATTCGCGCGGCACCTCGGTCGACAACATCATGATCGACGGCCTGCCGGTGGCCTACGATACCGACACCCTAGGCACCTCGATGCTGTCGATGTTCGATCGCGTGGAAGTGGTGCGCGGCGCCTCCGGCCTGATGGTCGGTGCCGGCAACCCCTCGGGGACGTTGAACCTGATCCGCAAGCGACCAACCATCGAGCCGCAGATGTCGATCACCACCAGCGCAGGCTCGTGGAACAACTTTCGTACCGAACTCGACGCCAGCAGCAAGCTCAACGACAGCGGCAGCGTACGGGGTCGCGCCGTCGTCGCGCTGCAGGACAAGGACAGCTTCGTCGACGACTACAGCAACAAACGCCAGTTGATGTACGGCATCACCGAGTTCGACCTGACCGAGGACACCACCCTCACCCTGGGCGGCTACTACAACCGCGAGGACAACCCTGGCGCCGATTGGTCCGGGCTGCCGACCTACGCCAACGGCAACTTCCTGCCGATCTCTCGCTCGCACCGCATGAGCCCGTCCTGGACCTACTGGGACAAGAAGAACAAGAGCGTCTTCGCCGAGATCGAGCACCGCTTCGACAATGACTGGAAGCTGCGCCTGAACACCACCTGGCTGCGCGGTGAGATGGACATGCTCGGCACCAGTTTCTATCGCCTCGACCAGGCGGCGGACACCCTGCAGCTCAACGTAGGCCGCTACACCTACGAGCACACCCAGAAGAGCGTCGATGGCTATGTCAGTGGCCCGTTCAGCCTGTTCGGTCGCACCCATGAACTGGTGCTCGGTGGCAGCTACCGCCACGACCGCACCGACGACGGCCCTGGCGGCGGCCCGCTGGGCACCTTCGATTACCCGGTCGATCCGCTGTCGTTCGATTTCGGCTCGGTGCCCAAGCCCGAGATCGACTTCAACTGGTCGCGCAAGGGCAAGGTCGAGCAGTCCAGCACCTACGCCACCGTTCGCTTCAACATCCAGGACGACCTCAAGCTGACCCTCGGCTCGCGTCTGGACTGGTATGAATACGAACAGCAGACCCAGTCCGGCGACTTCGCCTTTGGCGGCAGCTCCAAGGCCACCCGCGAGTTCACGCCCTATGCCGGCGTGGTCTACGACCTGAACGACACCTACTCGGTGTACGCCAGCTGGACGCGTATCTTCAAGCCGCAGGAATCCCGCTCGGCCACCGGTTCCATCCTCGACCCGGTCACCGGCACCAACTACGAGACCGGGATCAAGGGCGAATACTTCGGCGGCGCCCTGAACGTGAGCCTGGCCTACTTCCAGTTGAACCAGGAAAACCTCGCCAAGGCCCTGCCCCAGTCGTCCTGCCCGGACCTCTCCGACGGCTGCTACGAGGCGGCGGGCGAAGTCGAAACCAAGGGCGTCGAGCTGGAAGTGCAAGGCATGCTCGCCGAGGGCTGGCAGGCGTCGGTCGGCTACACCTATGCCGCCGCCAAGTACGCCAAGGAAACCGGTACTCAACAGAAGGGCGACCGCTTCGACAGCGACACCCCTTACAACCTGTTCAAGGTCAACACCGTGTACCAATTGCCGGGTGACCTGAACCAGTGGAGCATCGGTGGCGGCTTCCGTACCCAGAGCCGGGCCTATACCAGCTTCGGTGTGCAACAGGGCGGCTACAGCGTGACCGACCTGATGACCGCCTACCGGATCAACAAGCACTTCACCGTGCAAGGCAACCTGAACAACGTGTTCGACAAGCGTTACTACCAGAACATCAGCAACCCGGCAGGGGCCAACATCTTCGGCGATCCGCGCAACTTCACCGTCACCATGAGGTGGACGCTGTAA
- the dkgB gene encoding 2,5-didehydrogluconate reductase DkgB: MSIPSFGLGTFRLTGQAVIDSVKSALELGYRVIDTAQIYKNEADVGQAIAESGVPRDELFITTKIWTDSYAADKLIPSLRESLAKLRTDHVDLTLIHWPAPGNGVELREFMGALAEAKKLGLTRQIGISNFNIELTRQAIDVVGKGEIATNQIELSPYLQNRKLAAFLKEQGITVTSYMTLAYGKVLKDPVLAKIAAKHKATVAQVALAWALQLGYAIIPSSTKRENLASNLLARDLHLDEEDMAQIADLERNGREVSPDGLAPAWD; the protein is encoded by the coding sequence ATGAGCATTCCATCCTTCGGCCTCGGCACCTTCCGCCTCACCGGCCAAGCCGTCATCGACTCGGTCAAGTCCGCCCTGGAGCTGGGCTACCGGGTCATCGACACCGCGCAGATCTACAAGAACGAGGCCGACGTGGGCCAGGCCATCGCCGAAAGCGGTGTGCCTCGTGACGAGCTGTTCATCACCACCAAGATCTGGACCGACAGCTATGCTGCCGACAAGCTGATCCCCAGCCTGCGCGAGAGCCTGGCCAAGCTGCGCACCGATCATGTCGACCTGACCCTGATCCACTGGCCCGCCCCAGGCAACGGTGTCGAGCTGCGCGAATTCATGGGCGCCCTGGCCGAAGCCAAGAAGCTCGGCCTGACCCGCCAGATCGGCATCTCCAACTTCAACATCGAGCTGACCCGCCAGGCCATCGATGTGGTTGGCAAGGGCGAAATCGCCACCAACCAGATCGAGCTCAGCCCCTACCTGCAGAACCGCAAGCTCGCGGCCTTCCTCAAGGAGCAGGGCATCACCGTCACGTCCTACATGACCCTGGCCTACGGCAAGGTGCTCAAGGACCCGGTACTGGCCAAGATCGCTGCCAAGCACAAGGCCACGGTGGCCCAGGTCGCCCTGGCATGGGCGCTGCAACTGGGCTATGCCATCATCCCCTCCTCCACCAAGCGCGAGAACCTGGCCAGCAACCTGCTTGCCCGTGACCTGCACCTGGACGAAGAGGACATGGCGCAGATCGCAGACCTGGAGCGCAATGGCCGCGAAGTCAGCCCGGACGGCCTGGCGCCGGCCTGGGACTGA